A DNA window from Trichomycterus rosablanca isolate fTriRos1 chromosome 9, fTriRos1.hap1, whole genome shotgun sequence contains the following coding sequences:
- the LOC134320622 gene encoding tripartite motif-containing protein 16-like protein, protein MAEDSSILVDHLQFSCSICLELLRDPVTSPCGHSFCMVCLNDFWNQPSQKVYSCPQCRETFMPRPVLRRNNVMAEVVEKLKLKDLKVASPTYYNLGSVDVECDICSENKDKAIISCLVCLASFCETHVKPHYESPAFRRHKLVPACQQLQDKICSRHNKLIDIYCRTDEEIICTLCMLDSHKGHKTASVDVERSEKQNQIRDMQRKSQQKILEKEKKLQDLKQAITTLKISAQAAVDENEWIFNEILVSIEEKCCKVTALIRAQEKSELNQAEELIEQLELEIADLKKRDTELELLSQTDDHVHFLQRFQAVCFPAKSKKSCKMTLNLDVSFDRVTECLSSLKEQLNEFCKEEFNKIHPDVVKVQMVLPREPKTREEFLQYFCHLTLDPNTANDTLCLSENNRKVTRNGHLKVYPSHPERFDAYGQVLCKESVCGRCYWEVEWSRGGWVYISVSYKRISRKGRGKECWFGHNNQSWSLECSSTLSFWHNDIQTKISGPPSSRIGVYVDHIAGTLSFYSVSDTMTLLHRVQATFTQPLYLGFWVNVLASAKLCYVKE, encoded by the exons ATGGCAGAGGACAGTAGTATTTTAGTGGACCATCTTCAGTTCAGTTGTTCAATCTGTTTGGAGTTATTGAGGGATCCAGTGACTAGCCCgtgtggacacagtttctgtatggtgtgtcTTAATGATTTTTGGAATCAGCCTTCGCAGAAAGTTTACAGCTGTCCTCAGTGTCGAGAGACCTTCATGCCCAGACCCGTTCTGCGCAGGAATAATGTCATGGCTGAAGTGGTGGAGAAGCTTAAACTGAAGGATTTAAAAGTTGCCTCACCTACATACTATAACTTAGGATCTGTGGATGTGGAGTGTGACATCTGCTCCGAGAACAAAGACAAAGCCATCATATCATGCCTTGTGTGTCTGGCTTCTTTTTGTGAGACTCATGTGAAACCTCACTATGAGTCACCTGCTTTTAGAAGGCATAAGCTAGTACCGGCCTGCCAGCAACTACAAGATAAGATCTGTTCTCGACATAACAAACTGATTGATATCTACTGCAGAACAGATGAAGAAATAATTTGTACTCTGTGTATGTTAGACTCACATAAAGGTCACAAAACGGCATCAGTTGATGTGGAAAGATCCGAAAAACAG AACCAGATCAGAGACATGCAAAGAAAATCTCAGCAGAAAATCCTGGAGAAGGAAAAGAAGCTACAGGATCTTAAGCAAGCTATAACAACCCTTAAG ATCTCCGCACAGGCAGCAGTGGATGAAAATGAGTGGATATTTAATGAGATCCTGGTCTCCATTGAAGAAAAATGTTGTAAGGTGACAGCGTTGATTAGAGCTCAGGAGAAATCTGAACTGAATCAAGCTGAAGAACTGATTGAACAGCTGGAGCTGGAGATCGCGGACCTTAAGAAGAGAGACACTGAGCTGGAGCTGTTGTCTCAGACAGACGATCAcgtccatttcctccag AGGTTCCAGGCTGTCTGCTTTCCTGCTAAATCTAAGAAGTCTTGCAAGATGACTTTAAATCTTGATGTTTCGTTTGATAGAGTGACAGAATGTCTCTCAAGCCTTAAAGAGCAGCTGAATGAATTCTGCAAGGAGGAATTTAATAAAATCCACCCAGACG TTGTCAAAGTCCAGATGGTTTTACCCCGGGAACCAAAGACCAGAGAGGAATTTCTGCAAT ATTTTTGTCATCTGACTCTGGACCCAAACACTgcaaatgatactttgtgtcTTTCTGAGAACAACAGAAAAGTAACCCGCAATGGGCACCTAAAAGTGTACCCCAGCCACCCAGAGCGGTTTGATGCTTATGGCCAAGTGCTGTgtaaagagagtgtgtgtggacgttgttactgggaggttgaaTGGAGCAGAGGTGGATGGGTGTACATCTCGGTGTCGTATAAAAGGATAAGCAGAAAAGGACGAGGTAAAGAATGCTGGTTTGGACACAACaatcagtcctggagtttggAGTGCAGTTCCACCCTGTCTTTCTGGCACAACGATATTCAGACAAAGATCTCTGGTCCACCATCCTCCAGGATCGGGGTGTATGTAGATCACAttgcaggaactctgtccttctacagcgtctctgacACAATGACTCTCTTGCACAGAGTTCAGGCCACATTTACTCAACCCCTTTACCTTGGCTTTTGGGTAAATGTACTTGCATCTGCAAAGCTATGTTACGTAAAAGAATGA